A region of Streptomyces halobius DNA encodes the following proteins:
- a CDS encoding agmatine deiminase family protein, whose protein sequence is MRKRKHRPLPDPPPPASWPSPPSRRTVLRSLGGAAALALGGVACSPEGGSASAGPSATQRRLGAEWESHARTFMAWPASKAIWGRYLPEVRRDIAGLARAIAAYEPVVLLARPGQEDAARRACGSAVEIASIAVDDLWTRDTLPVFVADGERVRGVDFNFNGWGGKQARRFDARVARRALAEYGIPRDRTWVVAEGGSFETDGRGTLMVTKSSLVNANRNPGKSRRQIEDALKEVLGVRKVIWFAGVRGEDITDAHVDSMARFAAPGVVLLDKAFPGSPADSWSRANEQAKSVLKDTTDARGKPVEVIELPQPDPYEITGRGDAFLSSYVNFYVANGAVFVPRFGDAKADDRARQILRDHFPGRDIVPVKIDAIASGGGGIHCATHDQPGKPAG, encoded by the coding sequence ATGCGAAAACGAAAACATCGCCCCCTGCCCGATCCGCCCCCGCCCGCCTCCTGGCCCTCACCTCCCTCCCGCCGCACCGTCCTGCGCTCCCTCGGTGGAGCCGCCGCGCTCGCGCTCGGAGGCGTGGCATGCTCCCCGGAGGGCGGGTCCGCGTCGGCCGGCCCGTCGGCCACCCAGCGCCGCCTGGGCGCCGAATGGGAGAGCCATGCCCGTACGTTCATGGCCTGGCCCGCGTCGAAAGCGATCTGGGGCCGATATCTTCCCGAGGTCCGCCGGGACATCGCGGGACTGGCGCGCGCCATCGCGGCCTACGAGCCCGTGGTGCTGCTCGCCCGGCCCGGACAGGAGGACGCGGCGCGGCGGGCGTGCGGCTCCGCCGTCGAGATCGCCTCCATCGCGGTGGACGATCTGTGGACGCGCGACACCCTGCCGGTGTTCGTGGCGGACGGAGAGCGGGTCCGGGGCGTCGACTTCAACTTCAACGGCTGGGGCGGCAAGCAGGCGCGCCGTTTCGACGCTCGGGTCGCCCGTAGGGCCCTCGCCGAGTACGGCATTCCCCGCGACCGGACCTGGGTCGTCGCCGAAGGCGGTTCGTTCGAGACGGACGGCCGGGGCACGCTCATGGTGACCAAAAGCTCGCTGGTCAACGCGAACCGCAACCCCGGCAAGAGCAGGCGGCAGATCGAGGACGCGCTCAAAGAGGTGCTGGGAGTGCGGAAGGTGATCTGGTTCGCGGGCGTACGCGGCGAAGACATCACCGATGCGCACGTGGACTCGATGGCCCGCTTCGCCGCACCAGGTGTGGTGCTGCTCGACAAGGCGTTCCCGGGATCGCCTGCCGACTCCTGGTCGCGGGCCAACGAACAGGCCAAGAGCGTCCTGAAGGACACGACGGACGCCCGCGGCAAGCCCGTTGAGGTCATTGAGCTGCCTCAGCCGGACCCTTACGAGATCACCGGGCGCGGCGACGCGTTCCTGTCCTCGTACGTCAATTTCTACGTCGCGAACGGCGCCGTCTTCGTCCCGCGCTTCGGTGACGCGAAGGCCGACGACCGTGCCCGGCAGATCCTGCGTGACCACTTTCCCGGCCGCGACATCGTGCCCGTGAAGATCGACGCGATCGCATCCGGCGGGGGCGGGATCCACTGCGCGACCCATGACCAGCCGGGGAAGCCGGCCGGGTAG
- the rocD gene encoding ornithine--oxo-acid transaminase, which produces MTAPTRTPATTANGTAPVSAPRSPAGSSARSSTELIAAERPVLAHNYHPLPVVVARAEGVWVEDVEGHRYLDMLAGYSALNFGHRHPALIEAAHRQLDQLTLTSRAFHNDRLAGFAEGLAALTGLDMVLPMNTGAEAVESGIKVARKWAYDVKGVPADQATIVVAADNFHGRTTTIVGFSNDETARAGFGPFAPGFRVVPYNDLAALEAAVDETTAAVLIEPIQGEAGVNIPDDGYLSGVRDLTRRTGCLFIADEIQSGLGRTGTTLAVDHESVLPDVLLLGKALGGGIVPVSAVVARREVLDVLGPGQHGSTFGGNPLSAAVGSAVIDLLATGDFQRRAAELGEVLRTGLTALTGKGVNGFRARGLWAGVDIDPALGTGREISERLLREGVLVKDTHGSTIRLAPPLTITCEELESALAGLERALG; this is translated from the coding sequence ATGACCGCTCCCACCCGTACTCCCGCCACCACCGCCAACGGCACCGCCCCGGTCTCCGCGCCCCGCTCGCCGGCCGGCTCGTCGGCCCGTTCGTCGACGGAGCTGATCGCCGCCGAGCGCCCGGTCCTCGCACACAACTACCACCCGCTGCCCGTGGTCGTCGCCCGCGCCGAAGGCGTCTGGGTCGAGGACGTCGAGGGGCACCGCTACCTCGACATGCTGGCCGGCTACTCCGCCCTCAACTTCGGCCACCGCCACCCGGCGCTGATCGAGGCCGCACACCGCCAGCTCGACCAGCTCACCCTCACCTCCCGCGCCTTCCACAACGACCGCCTGGCCGGCTTCGCCGAGGGGCTGGCCGCGCTGACCGGCCTCGACATGGTGCTGCCGATGAACACCGGCGCCGAGGCGGTGGAGAGCGGCATCAAGGTCGCCCGCAAGTGGGCGTACGACGTCAAGGGCGTCCCGGCCGACCAGGCCACCATCGTCGTGGCCGCCGACAACTTCCACGGCCGTACGACCACGATCGTCGGCTTCTCCAACGACGAGACGGCACGCGCCGGCTTCGGCCCCTTCGCGCCCGGCTTCCGCGTCGTCCCCTACAACGACCTCGCCGCCCTCGAAGCGGCCGTGGACGAGACGACCGCCGCCGTGCTGATCGAGCCCATCCAGGGCGAAGCGGGGGTCAACATCCCCGACGACGGCTACCTGTCCGGCGTACGCGACCTGACCCGCCGGACCGGCTGCCTCTTCATCGCCGACGAGATCCAGTCCGGCCTGGGCCGCACCGGGACGACGCTGGCCGTCGACCACGAATCCGTCCTCCCGGACGTCCTCCTCCTCGGCAAGGCACTCGGCGGCGGCATCGTCCCGGTCTCCGCGGTCGTCGCCCGCCGCGAGGTCCTCGACGTACTGGGCCCCGGCCAGCACGGCTCCACCTTCGGCGGCAACCCGCTCTCGGCGGCCGTCGGTTCCGCCGTCATCGACCTCCTGGCCACCGGCGACTTCCAGCGCCGCGCCGCCGAACTGGGCGAGGTACTCCGCACCGGTCTGACCGCCCTGACCGGCAAGGGCGTCAACGGCTTCCGCGCCCGCGGCCTGTGGGCCGGAGTCGACATCGACCCGGCCCTGGGCACCGGCCGCGAGATCAGCGAACGTCTGCTGCGCGAGGGCGTCCTGGTCAAGGACACCCATGGCTCCACGATCCGCCTTGCCCCGCCGCTGACGATCACCTGTGAGGAGCTGGAGTCGGCGTTGGCGGGCTTGGAACGGGCGTTGGGGTAA
- a CDS encoding dimethylarginine dimethylaminohydrolase family protein translates to MSLPADVLTSVPTTASAPHLPAPAPRRYLVCEPRHFDVQYAINPWMRAAAPVDKALASRQWEALISAYREHGHTVETVAPVAGLPDMVFAANAALVVGGRVFGSSFRAVQRQPEAGAYATWFETAGYDVHRPESPCEGEGDLVPAGRCILAGTGFRTSREAHAEVQEFFGLPTIGLRLVDPYFYHLDTALFVLDGTVTMDGTAAATTGAATTATGEATATATDTPTVTAPGGTPTPGEANIAYYPGAFSSGSREVLRHLFPDAVIATRDDAMAFGLNSVSDGRHVFIAPRATGLIDQLTHRGYVPVPVDLSEFHKAGGGIKCCTQEIR, encoded by the coding sequence ATGAGTCTGCCGGCCGATGTGCTCACGAGCGTGCCGACGACTGCCTCGGCACCTCATCTGCCGGCACCGGCCCCCCGGCGCTATCTCGTCTGCGAGCCCAGGCACTTCGACGTCCAGTACGCGATCAACCCCTGGATGCGTGCGGCCGCTCCGGTCGACAAGGCCCTCGCGAGCCGCCAGTGGGAGGCGCTGATCAGCGCATATCGCGAGCACGGTCACACGGTGGAGACCGTGGCCCCGGTGGCGGGCCTGCCGGACATGGTGTTCGCGGCGAACGCCGCGCTGGTCGTCGGCGGCCGGGTCTTCGGCTCGTCCTTCCGGGCGGTGCAGCGGCAGCCGGAAGCCGGCGCGTACGCGACCTGGTTCGAGACGGCCGGTTACGACGTCCACCGGCCGGAGTCGCCCTGCGAGGGCGAGGGCGATCTCGTCCCCGCCGGCCGCTGCATCCTGGCCGGTACGGGCTTCCGTACCTCGCGGGAGGCGCATGCCGAGGTGCAGGAGTTCTTCGGCCTGCCGACGATCGGGCTCCGGCTGGTGGACCCGTACTTCTACCACCTGGACACCGCGCTGTTCGTCCTGGACGGGACGGTGACGATGGACGGGACAGCGGCGGCGACGACCGGGGCGGCGACAACCGCGACGGGCGAGGCGACAGCCACGGCAACGGACACACCGACGGTCACGGCACCGGGCGGGACGCCCACACCGGGCGAGGCGAACATCGCCTACTACCCCGGCGCGTTCTCGTCCGGCAGCCGCGAAGTGCTGCGGCACCTGTTCCCGGACGCGGTGATCGCCACCCGGGACGACGCGATGGCGTTCGGCCTCAACTCCGTCTCCGACGGCCGTCATGTCTTCATCGCCCCACGGGCCACCGGCCTCATCGACCAGCTCACCCACCGTGGTTACGTCCCCGTCCCCGTCGACCTGTCGGAGTTCCACAAGGCCGGCGGCGGCATCAAGTGCTGCACCCAGGAGATCCGCTGA
- a CDS encoding Lrp/AsnC family transcriptional regulator — translation MTTKPAPFDDLDRKIVAALIENGRASFAEIGTAIGLSATAVKRRVDRMRENNVITGFTATVRPAALGWLTEAYVEVYCDSAAPPRRLAEVVRNHPEIAAAMTVTGGADALLHVRATDVEHFEEVLERIRAEPFIRKTISYMVLSHLLPDSPEAGARQSSAPGDRGEGDSEGERDGKARVDGEPFEW, via the coding sequence ATGACCACCAAGCCCGCCCCCTTCGACGACCTGGACCGGAAGATCGTCGCGGCGCTGATCGAGAACGGCCGGGCCAGTTTCGCGGAGATCGGTACCGCCATCGGCCTGTCGGCCACCGCGGTCAAACGCCGGGTCGACCGGATGCGGGAGAACAACGTCATCACGGGGTTCACCGCCACCGTCCGGCCCGCCGCCCTGGGGTGGCTCACCGAGGCGTACGTCGAGGTGTACTGCGACAGCGCCGCACCGCCCCGCCGTCTGGCGGAGGTCGTACGCAATCATCCGGAGATCGCGGCCGCGATGACCGTGACAGGGGGCGCCGACGCGCTGCTGCATGTCCGGGCGACCGACGTCGAGCACTTCGAGGAGGTGCTCGAACGGATCAGGGCCGAGCCGTTCATCCGCAAGACGATCAGTTACATGGTGCTGTCCCATCTGCTGCCGGACAGCCCAGAGGCGGGCGCCCGCCAGTCCTCTGCTCCAGGCGACCGGGGCGAGGGCGACAGCGAGGGCGAGCGCGACGGGAAGGCGAGGGTGGACGGTGAACCATTCGAGTGGTGA
- a CDS encoding TetR/AcrR family transcriptional regulator, with protein MSNRQKLILEAATRLIARRGVRGLRVEELAAEAGVSTGLIYYHFGGRAGLMRRTLEFINERAGRYTEPSVSPDTDPRGCLEEMLLLELQDVPEVRENSTAWGEFRASAMFDPELREQLREATAQWVDDAGDLIRRAQEAGTVRGEVVATDVAERLTALVEGLGERWLTGAIPLGRARDLLRAAVILELGPAGRG; from the coding sequence ATGTCCAACCGCCAGAAGCTGATCCTCGAAGCCGCGACCCGACTCATCGCCCGCCGCGGTGTGCGCGGCCTGCGGGTGGAGGAACTGGCGGCCGAGGCCGGGGTCTCGACCGGCCTCATCTACTACCACTTCGGCGGCCGCGCCGGGCTGATGCGCCGGACGCTTGAGTTCATCAACGAGCGCGCCGGGCGGTATACGGAACCGTCGGTGAGTCCGGACACCGATCCCCGTGGTTGTCTCGAAGAGATGCTGCTGCTCGAACTGCAGGACGTGCCCGAGGTGAGGGAGAACAGCACCGCGTGGGGCGAGTTCCGGGCGAGTGCCATGTTCGACCCCGAGCTGCGGGAACAGCTCCGTGAGGCCACCGCCCAATGGGTCGACGATGCGGGCGATCTCATCCGCCGGGCGCAGGAGGCCGGGACGGTCCGCGGTGAGGTGGTCGCCACGGACGTGGCCGAGCGGCTCACCGCACTTGTCGAGGGCCTGGGCGAACGGTGGCTCACCGGCGCGATTCCGCTGGGCCGGGCGCGCGATCTGTTGCGGGCAGCCGTGATCTTGGAACTGGGCCCGGCCGGGCGGGGGTAG
- a CDS encoding phospholipase A2 has translation MGTHRASAVLRRTPRRRLAVGIATAAFGISGLGFLAASAQAAPPPTFSTERFNELMSLPLDRFMEEAKKHDPADKTPDENGIRWDNDGCSDPFGIFKGGRAEDACVRHDMGYRTLQQNGMWNKSSKPEIDKKFYDDLKNLHDANAVDTPLWQKFGLEWGVYIGTEIPCKPYPILPCYDQSTEVPYTFPGPTPTPTPTPGPDTGAGGLDRP, from the coding sequence ATGGGAACCCATCGCGCGTCGGCGGTGTTGCGTAGGACGCCGCGTCGGCGGCTGGCGGTCGGCATCGCCACCGCGGCCTTCGGTATCAGCGGACTCGGATTCCTCGCCGCCAGCGCCCAGGCGGCGCCGCCCCCGACCTTTTCGACGGAGAGGTTCAACGAGCTGATGAGCCTCCCCCTGGACAGGTTCATGGAGGAGGCGAAGAAACACGATCCAGCCGATAAGACCCCGGATGAGAACGGCATACGGTGGGACAACGACGGGTGCTCTGATCCGTTCGGCATCTTCAAGGGAGGCCGTGCCGAGGATGCCTGCGTGCGTCACGACATGGGCTACCGCACCCTTCAGCAGAACGGCATGTGGAATAAGTCCAGCAAGCCGGAGATTGACAAGAAGTTCTACGACGACCTCAAGAATCTCCATGACGCGAACGCTGTCGACACTCCGCTGTGGCAGAAGTTCGGCCTGGAATGGGGCGTCTATATAGGTACAGAGATTCCGTGTAAGCCCTATCCCATCCTTCCGTGTTACGACCAGAGCACGGAAGTCCCCTACACATTCCCCGGCCCTACGCCTACGCCTACACCTACGCCTGGACCTGACACCGGCGCCGGCGGCTTGGACCGCCCGTAG